From a single Stegostoma tigrinum isolate sSteTig4 unplaced genomic scaffold, sSteTig4.hap1 scaffold_61, whole genome shotgun sequence genomic region:
- the LOC132209003 gene encoding utrophin-like, producing MRLEPQSMVWLPVRHRVAAAETAKHQAKCNICKEYPIVGFRYRSLKHFNSDICQSCLFSGRTSKGHKLHCPMVEYITHSEPTPEERAQRIAKAVRKQSIEVKETWEQLKIHASNWQEQVEKVLEKLQELQKALDDHEAHVITAEGVRTDWQPVGELLIDSLQDHIDKTTELLNQTTEYDQHH from the exons atgagattggagcctcagtccatggtgtggctgcctgttcgacaccgtgtggcagctgctgaaactgcaaaacatcaggctaagtgtaacatctgcaaagagtacccaatcgtaggtttcag GTACCGCAGTCTCAAGCACTTCAATTCTGACATCTGCCAAAGCTGTTTGTTTTCGGGGCGCACATCAAAGGGACACAAGTTACATTGCCCCATGGTGGAGTATATTACTCACTCCG aacctaccccggaagagagagcccagagaattgccaaagctgtccgcaaacagtcaatagaagtgaaggaaacttgggagcaattgaaaatccatgcgagcaactggcaggaacaggtggaaaaggtgttggagaaacttcaagaactgcagaaagctctggatgatcatgaggctcatgtgataacagctgaaggGGTCcgcactgattggcaacctgtgggtgaactgcttattgactcattgcaggatcacattgataaaaccaca